The window GTCATCCATCGGTCCTTTCTTTCCTGAGTCACTGGTTGTTGGCTTTAATTTCCTCATTTCCTGAGTTCTTGAGTTCCTGATTTAATATCACCCTCTTCTTTCCTGGGTTCCATATTAGCCTATTTGGTCTTCTTGATTTCCTGAGTTCCTGATTCTAAAATCGCCTTAAATTTATACTTAATTAAATCAATAATGGTCACGTAATCCCCCGCTTCCATCGCCCGGCAGGCCTCGTTCAGCCCCGGAGCCAGAAGTTGAATCGTTTCCGGATTATTATCACCGGACTGTCGACCTTTCAAAAAATCCACAAACCTGCCCAAACGATCAAAATACTCAGGTAAAGTCTCTAAAAAGCTTTCTTTGTTTCCTTCATAGAACTTCTTAATGATATTGTCCCCTCGTTGGACCAAAGCGCTGGCAGCGGACTCCAGGATGCTTCCGCGGTCCAACTCTCTTCCCGGTTCTCTTGAAAAAAGCATACCAGATTCTCGATGTTCTGAATTGACTTTATCTATGGGGACTAAAAGCTGATCATGACCGGGCTGCGTAAATGTCATATATAAACGGACGTCGTCGTCCGGCCAAGAGAGAGGGGTGCATGGATATCTTTTCATTGCCTCGGCAATCTCTAACGCCCCGTAAACATGTTCTGGCGTAATTGCCTTTCGACATCTGTGTCCGAAAGCACAATCTTCTGGATTCGAACAGGGCGCACAAGGTTCGTCTGCGTACAACACGAGGTGTCCTGTCCCATACGGCCCAGTCTCCCAGGGATAGGCAGTGCCGTAGAAAAGGGCTATAACCGGTGTCCCCACTGAAGCGGCCATGTGCATGGTGCCGGTATCACCGGTAATCAAATACTGACATCGTTCAAGCACCCCGCCCAGGGTCTTGAGAGTCGTTTTCCCGATTAAATCAACGACACGGCTGTTTTCTTTGCTGAGATTGCGCCGAATGACTTCGGCCAG is drawn from Thermodesulfobacteriota bacterium and contains these coding sequences:
- a CDS encoding glycosyltransferase family 9 protein; translated protein: MNILVIRMHRFGDVLQLTPMLEGLKQKHPGCKITFLTGRDTVDLLSANPNIDQIVCIPEKQYRWYLKNRPERYAQIYNEIYDLIRELREKNFRLIVNRQYEIGGIVAGLIGAEEIRGGVFCPERGFIFEDEASKALFEIIRTNRKANRRNLVDWACHIAGMPPGCGDMAFYIQETDRWEADALLMAGGVREDESPVAVQMGAARSFRQWGAGNYGHVIKWLVNARDTKVVLLGSDDEKCLAEVIRRNLSKENSRVVDLIGKTTLKTLGGVLERCQYLITGDTGTMHMAASVGTPVIALFYGTAYPWETGPYGTGHLVLYADEPCAPCSNPEDCAFGHRCRKAITPEHVYGALEIAEAMKRYPCTPLSWPDDDVRLYMTFTQPGHDQLLVPIDKVNSEHRESGMLFSREPGRELDRGSILESAASALVQRGDNIIKKFYEGNKESFLETLPEYFDRLGRFVDFLKGRQSGDNNPETIQLLAPGLNEACRAMEAGDYVTIIDLIKYKFKAILESGTQEIKKTK